From Acidipropionibacterium acidipropionici, one genomic window encodes:
- a CDS encoding amino acid kinase family protein, producing MRVVIGVGGNAIAPRGQANTVADQRAQIRRVCGTLLDVAAAHELVITHGNGPQVGMLALQKDPDGRAPLPLDVLGAETQGMIGYLIETELRNEMTRRSRALTKQQRARAHRDGEVIRSGGAQRLVTTVLTLAEVSLDDPAFDHPTKFVGPVYTPEQARALADEHGWVFADDGGHPRRVVPSPRPRRIIQVDSTKQLLAAGHIVICTGGGGIPIARDPKGYYVGVEAVLDKDASSALFAAELKADVLVLATDADAVMADWGTPDARPIRQASVAELEAMDLAEGSMGPKVKAGCDFVAKHGGRAVIGRLSDLEKLVAGTAGTSIVA from the coding sequence ATGAGAGTCGTCATCGGCGTCGGGGGCAATGCCATCGCGCCCCGTGGACAGGCCAACACGGTCGCCGATCAGCGGGCGCAGATCCGTCGGGTCTGCGGCACCCTGCTCGACGTCGCCGCCGCCCATGAGCTGGTCATCACCCACGGCAACGGCCCCCAGGTCGGCATGCTCGCCCTCCAGAAGGATCCCGACGGGCGCGCCCCGCTGCCCCTGGACGTGCTGGGCGCCGAGACCCAGGGGATGATCGGCTACCTCATCGAGACCGAGTTGCGCAACGAGATGACCAGGCGCTCCCGGGCCCTCACCAAGCAGCAGCGCGCCCGGGCGCACCGCGACGGGGAGGTCATCCGAAGCGGCGGCGCCCAGCGGCTGGTCACCACGGTGCTCACCCTGGCCGAGGTCTCACTCGACGATCCGGCCTTCGACCACCCCACGAAATTCGTCGGCCCCGTCTACACCCCCGAGCAGGCCCGGGCCCTGGCCGACGAGCACGGCTGGGTCTTCGCCGACGACGGCGGCCACCCGCGCCGGGTGGTGCCGAGCCCCCGGCCCCGCCGGATCATCCAGGTGGACTCCACCAAGCAGCTGCTGGCTGCCGGGCACATCGTCATCTGCACCGGCGGCGGGGGGATCCCGATCGCCCGCGATCCCAAGGGCTACTACGTCGGCGTCGAGGCGGTGCTGGACAAGGACGCCAGCTCCGCCCTGTTCGCCGCCGAACTCAAGGCCGACGTGCTCGTGCTGGCCACCGACGCCGACGCCGTGATGGCCGACTGGGGGACGCCTGATGCCCGACCGATCCGGCAGGCCAGCGTGGCCGAGCTGGAGGCCATGGACCTGGCCGAGGGGTCGATGGGGCCCAAGGTGAAGGCGGGCTGCGACTTCGTCGCCAAGCACGGCGGACGGGCGGTGATCGGCCGACTCTCGGACCTGGAGAAGCTCGTCGCCGGGACCGCCGGCACCTCGATCGTCGCCTGA
- a CDS encoding flavodoxin family protein, with product MNVLMIVESCFGNTARVAGAIAAALREGGAQVSLVQADAAPAPAGEGLVLIGAPTHNMNLPTPASRSQARDKGGREPVTGVIEWIDALPTSLDAGRVAVFSTVTGGFMSGSASKQMVKKLRRHGVRDAERQDFQVLGTPGPLADGELERAGRWAGELVAAAVGR from the coding sequence ATGAATGTTCTGATGATCGTCGAGTCGTGCTTCGGCAACACCGCCAGGGTGGCCGGGGCGATCGCCGCCGCGCTGCGCGAGGGAGGGGCGCAGGTGAGCCTGGTTCAGGCCGACGCGGCACCGGCGCCGGCGGGGGAGGGTCTGGTCCTGATCGGCGCGCCCACCCACAATATGAACCTGCCGACCCCCGCGAGCCGCTCCCAGGCCCGCGACAAGGGCGGACGGGAGCCCGTCACAGGCGTGATCGAGTGGATCGATGCCCTGCCGACGAGCCTGGACGCCGGGCGGGTCGCCGTCTTCTCGACGGTCACCGGGGGCTTCATGTCCGGGTCGGCGTCCAAGCAGATGGTCAAGAAGCTGCGCCGTCACGGCGTCCGCGATGCGGAGCGCCAGGACTTCCAGGTGCTGGGCACTCCCGGTCCCCTGGCCGATGGGGAGCTGGAGCGGGCCGGACGGTGGGCCGGAGAGCTGGTCGCCGCGGCGGTCGGACGGTGA
- a CDS encoding TetR/AcrR family transcriptional regulator, giving the protein MPPHDPQHNASASPLHKPMRTGTGRRTRLSDAQTERRMLDAGVRFVTANGLSLSLEHLSMEDLIRDAGVSRTSSYRRWPTKDQFAASLLMEIARATELTSDTEALLEALADADIAAIDVSTPAGRRTALVEALRALMHTDLVTMLDSPRWRSYMVLRAGHIGLADTELRTRVAEALTATEQRFTATRARAFAALCRIIGYHLDEPETMTWEQLSLTVGAMATGMLIRGYSDPTPIRTVTPRRALGSQVASPWSAAALGAVGTFMDAVEPDPEVTWDAEHLAQLRAQLADLPAIALQILTEE; this is encoded by the coding sequence GTGCCACCGCACGACCCCCAGCACAATGCCTCAGCCAGTCCCCTGCACAAGCCGATGCGCACCGGTACCGGCCGGCGTACACGGCTCTCCGATGCGCAGACCGAGCGGAGGATGTTGGATGCCGGTGTCCGATTCGTCACCGCCAACGGCCTGTCGCTCAGCCTGGAGCACCTGTCGATGGAGGATCTCATCCGCGACGCCGGGGTCTCGCGCACCTCCTCCTACCGTCGCTGGCCCACCAAGGACCAGTTCGCCGCCAGCCTCCTGATGGAGATCGCCCGGGCCACCGAGCTCACCAGCGACACCGAGGCCCTCCTCGAAGCGCTCGCCGACGCCGACATCGCCGCGATCGACGTCTCCACCCCCGCCGGACGCCGCACCGCCCTGGTCGAGGCACTTCGCGCCCTCATGCACACCGACCTGGTCACGATGCTCGACTCCCCCCGCTGGCGCAGCTACATGGTGCTGCGGGCCGGGCATATCGGTCTGGCGGACACCGAGCTGCGCACCCGGGTGGCCGAGGCCCTGACCGCCACCGAGCAGCGCTTCACCGCCACCAGGGCCCGCGCCTTCGCCGCTCTGTGCCGGATCATCGGCTATCACCTCGACGAGCCGGAGACCATGACCTGGGAGCAGCTCTCACTGACGGTCGGCGCGATGGCCACCGGCATGCTCATCCGCGGCTACTCCGACCCGACCCCCATCAGGACCGTGACGCCGCGGCGCGCCCTCGGCTCGCAGGTCGCCTCGCCGTGGAGCGCGGCGGCCCTGGGAGCGGTCGGGACGTTCATGGACGCCGTCGAACCCGATCCCGAGGTGACCTGGGACGCCGAGCATCTCGCCCAACTTCGCGCTCAGCTGGCCGATCTGCCCGCCATCGCCCTGCAGATCCTCACCGAGGAGTGA
- a CDS encoding HAD family hydrolase, translating to MGEDLGPLAGCDFEAVLFDSDGTLIDSTAVVERCWARWTAEFGVDPDDARHGVPVIEIVNELIEPARRSRALARIRELELGDIDGVVPMPGAVDALRALDAATSAIATSCDRDLMEVRIAASRIPAPPVVITRTDVEHGKPSPDPWLLAASRLGADPARCLVVEDSQAGLDAARAAGCATLALRTTTSGDLDADAVVDDLSWVRFTKESDGVHVTLR from the coding sequence ATGGGCGAGGATCTGGGACCACTGGCCGGCTGCGACTTCGAGGCCGTGCTCTTCGACTCCGACGGGACCCTCATCGACTCCACCGCTGTGGTGGAGCGGTGCTGGGCCAGGTGGACGGCCGAATTCGGAGTCGACCCCGATGACGCCCGCCACGGCGTCCCGGTGATCGAGATCGTCAATGAGCTCATCGAACCTGCCCGGCGCTCCCGGGCCCTGGCCCGGATCCGGGAACTGGAGCTGGGCGACATCGACGGGGTGGTCCCGATGCCCGGGGCGGTCGATGCCCTGCGGGCCCTGGACGCCGCCACCTCGGCCATCGCCACCTCCTGTGACCGCGACCTCATGGAGGTGCGGATCGCGGCCTCGCGGATCCCTGCCCCGCCGGTCGTCATCACCCGGACCGACGTCGAGCACGGAAAGCCCTCCCCGGACCCGTGGCTGCTGGCCGCCTCGCGGCTGGGCGCCGATCCGGCCCGGTGCCTGGTGGTGGAGGATTCCCAGGCCGGTCTGGACGCCGCCCGGGCCGCGGGCTGCGCCACCCTGGCGCTGCGCACCACGACGTCGGGTGATCTGGACGCCGACGCCGTGGTCGACGATCTGTCGTGGGTGCGGTTCACGAAAGAGTCCGACGGGGTGCACGTCACCTTGCGCTGA
- a CDS encoding TetR/AcrR family transcriptional regulator: MTRARPMPPEQRRASIIDATHALLVERGITFTTREVAEAAGIAEGTVFRHFSSKDDLIRAVIDDAFDPAPLCREIDATDPSLDLARAVHHALSLMQRRFHSITGVMTALHPAHRPPPPPGPGHPGPGDPHHGVRAWHAAVIESLTGILGRYSDRLRVPVGQACTLLVASVLVDTGLAPVAVHRFSATELTDILLNGIAVAPTGTDPHPMAHSTSLHVRPQESPCS, translated from the coding sequence GTGACCAGAGCCCGCCCCATGCCCCCCGAGCAGCGTCGCGCCTCCATCATCGACGCCACCCACGCCCTGCTCGTCGAGCGCGGCATCACCTTCACCACCCGCGAGGTGGCCGAGGCCGCCGGCATCGCCGAGGGCACCGTCTTCCGGCATTTCAGCTCGAAGGACGACCTCATCCGAGCGGTCATCGACGATGCCTTCGACCCGGCTCCCCTGTGCCGGGAGATCGACGCCACCGACCCGAGCCTGGATCTGGCCCGCGCCGTCCACCACGCTCTGAGCCTCATGCAGCGCCGGTTCCACTCGATCACCGGGGTGATGACGGCTCTTCACCCCGCCCACCGGCCGCCCCCGCCCCCGGGCCCGGGCCACCCCGGCCCCGGCGATCCCCATCACGGGGTGCGCGCCTGGCACGCCGCCGTGATCGAGTCGTTGACCGGGATCCTGGGCCGCTACAGTGACCGGCTGCGGGTCCCCGTCGGCCAGGCCTGCACCCTTCTCGTGGCCTCGGTCCTGGTCGACACCGGGCTGGCACCGGTCGCGGTCCACCGGTTCTCCGCCACCGAACTCACCGACATCCTCCTCAACGGCATCGCGGTCGCCCCCACCGGGACCGATCCGCACCCCATGGCCCACTCCACCTCCCTCCACGTTCGTCCTCAGGAGTCCCCTTGCTCGTGA